The following is a genomic window from Burkholderia oklahomensis C6786.
GCTCCATTCACATTTAAAATTTGCGTTCACATCCTGTTTTTTTGCGTATGCGGGACAGAACGATTCGAACGCTGCCGAGAGACGATGTATGGAAGAAGGTCGAAGCAACCTTGCCTGACAAGGAAGGCGATCAAGGGCGGCAGGCCGCCAGCGATCTCCGGTTTCTCGAGGCGATGCGTTGAGCCCGCAGCGTGATCGAGCGCTTCCACAGCCGTATCGAGCACTTTCATCGAGTCTCCACTCGTTACGACAAGCTCACGGACAGCTACGTGGTGTACGCATCCCTTGTCCGCGCGTTTGGGCCGTTCATGAAAATGCGAATAGCGTCTCCTCACGTCCACGCTGCGCCGCTCCGCTCCCTCTGACCAAGGTCGGCAAGCATAATCCCAAGCTTCCCGATCTTCATACCGTTCGCAAATGACCGAATTCGAAAGCAAGTTGATTCTAAATATCGCGTCGGCCGTGTTCTCCTTCATTCTCATAGAGTCCAGGAACTACTTGACCAAATGGAGAACCAACGGCGCGCCAAAGCGCGCCCAGTACAGCGTGTGGAAGCCGAACATCAAACCGCAAAAATCGACCGCGCACGCATGGCTTCGATCTCGATGGAAAAAAGCGTCAAAAAAATCGGCGGAAGGCATCGAAGCCAACCAAGCAAAAATATTCTTCTGGAATAGCGGCCAGCAACCGATTCTCGCAGAGGATCTGTCCAGAAAGAAGCCGCTCATCGTTCAGTTGATCCCGTCCGCGCCGATCACCGATATCGAGATCGCCGAGAGCCTCAATGCGATCGGTGTCAAACTGACGAACGACCGATTTTTCAACCGGGACAAAAGCAAAAAAATCATCACGTTCGACAGAATCGATCCCGGCCACGGCTTTGTCGTCAGCTTGAAATTCGAAGAAGGCCACAACCCGATTCCTCGCATTCTAGGTCCCATTCTCGGCACGGCCGGCGCGGAATATGCGGGCCCGATATGGGCGGTCGACCTCGTCGACGACGACAAGATTGGCCGGCAAAGATCGCGCGCCCGTCTGGCGCGTTGGATAAGCGGCGTATCGTGCATCGTGGGCATCGGCGGGCAGTTCACGCCCATTCAAGGGCAGGCCCCGCTGGTCGCGCACAGCGCGCTGTATTGGATGTTCTTTGCCATGTTTGCGATTTCATGGGCGGCATTTCTCATGAGCAACGACGTCTGCCAGCAATTCAGCAAGCGCATGCCGCCTTCGCTGCACTACTGGAACGAAGACAAGGCTTAGCCACGCCGCGATCGCCCAGCCGAGTCAAGACCGCCGCCGCCGTCGACGCAACGCGCGACACTCGCCCTCGTCGACCAGCCTCAATCGTGAAACGACAGAACGTGCGGCCGCCTGCGCGTCATTCGTCCCAATGCACGAGCCGCCATGCGCCGATGCCCTCATCGCGCCGCAACCACACGACGCCGCCCATCGCGACCGGCCGCGCGAGCATCGTTTCGAGCGATGCGTCGAGCGCCTGCGCCGCCAGCGCGCGCATCACGCCCGCATGCGTGACGACCCAGCTCGCGCGCTCCGAGGCAGCGAACGCCGCAAGCGCGGGCCGCACGCGCGCGACGAACTGCGCGGCGCTCTCCCCGCCGTGCTCGCGCGCATGCATCAGATCGGCGCTCCATCGATCGAGCGCGTCGCGGCCGATCTCATCCCAGCGTTTCATCTCCCACGCGCCGAAATCGATCTCGCTCAAGCGCGGATCGATCTCGACCGGCGCGCGCGCGTCGTCGGCCAGCACGCGCGCGAGCTCGGCGCAGCGCGCGAGCGGGCTCGACCATACGCGCGACGCGCGCACGGCGCCGAGCGCGCGCAGCCGCCGCGCAATGCCGGCCGCGCCCGCCGCCGCGTCGGCCGCGAGCGGCACGTCGCTGCTGCCGTAGCAGACGCCCGCTTCGACGGCGACGGCCGGATGGCGAATCAGGACGAGATCCATCCGAGCATCGCCAGATAGATCGCGAGTTCGAATACCTGCTGCGCGAAGCCGAGACAATCGCCGGTGTAGCCGCCGATGCGCCTGTCGAGATAGCGCGCGATGCCCACGCGCAGCGCAAGCGTCACCGCGAGCGCGAGCGCGCCCGCGCGCCAGTCCGGCCAGAACAGCCACGGCAGGCCGAACGCGGCCGCGAACATCAACGCGCCCGCGCTCATTCGATGGGCGACCGGCTGCGCCTTGCCTTCGGCGCGCGCGTAGTCGAGCGTGACGAGCAGGCTCGCGGCAAGCGCGCGGCTCGCCGCATGTGCGGCGATCATCGTCCAGGCGGCGCGCATCGGCGGCATCGCGGCGAGCGTCTGCCACTTCAGCGCAAGCGCGACGACGAGCGCCGCCGCGCCGAACGTGCCGATCCGCGAATCGCGCATGATCCGCAGCACGTCGTCGCGCGCGTAGCCGCCGCCGAATGCGTCGCAGCTGTCGGCGAGGCCGTCCTCGTGCAGCGCGCCCGTCGCGACGAGCGTCGCCGCGATCGACAGCAGCGCCGCGACGCCCGTCGGCCACACGCGCGACGCGGCGAGATGCACCGCCGCCGCGAGCGCGCCGACGCACACGCCGACGAGCGGAAAATAGCGCGCCGCGTGCGCGAGATCGACGGCCGCGCCGCTGATCGCGCGCGGCACCGGCACGCGCGTGAAGTACCCGAGCGCGACGACGAAGTAGCGCAGTTCGGCGAGCGGATTCATCGCGCGTCACGCATCCCGGTTCGCGACGCCCGCCGACTCGAAGCTCGCCATTTCGTTGACGAACGCGGCCGCCGCACGCACGAGCGGCAGCGCGAGCGCGGCGCCCGTGCCTTCGCCGAGCCGCAGGTCGAGCGCGAGGAGCGGCTCGCCGCCGAAATGCTCGAGCATGCGCCGATGCCCCGCTTCGTTCGACACGTGCGAGAACACGCAGTATTCGCGCACCGCGGGCGCGAGCGCATCGGCGACGACGAGCGCCGACGTCGCGATGAAGCCGTCGACGAGAATCGTCATCCGTGCGCGCGCCGCTTCGATGAACGCGCCCGCCATCATCGCGATCTCGAAGCCGCCGAACGTCGCGAGCACGTCGAGCGGCTCGATCGCATCGGCGTGGCGCGCGAGCGCGCGTTCGAGCACCGCGCGCTTGTGCGCGAGGCCCGCGTCGTCGAGGCCCGTGCCGCGCCCGACGCATGCGTCGAGCGGCGCGTTCAGCAGGCGGCTCATCACGCACGCGGCCGCCGACGTGTTCGCGATCCCCATCTCGCCGAAGCCGATCACGTTGGTGCCGAGCGCCGCGTGATGCCGCACGCGCGCGGCGCCCGCGGCGAGCGCGGCGAGCGCTTCGTCGCGCGACATCGCGCGCTCGTGCGCGAAGTTGCGCGTGCCGCGCGCGATCGCCGCGCCGACGAGCAGCGGCGACTCGGGCAACGGCGACGCGACGCCCGCATCGACGATCTCGAGCGTCAGGCCCGCGACGCCGGAAAACGCGTTGATCGCCGCGCCGCCCGCGACGAAGTTCGCGGCCATCTGCACGGTCACCGCCTGCGGATACGGGCTCACGCCTTCGGCGGCGATCCCGTGGTCGCCCGCGAACACGATCATCGCGGGACGCACGACGCTCGGCGCGGTCGTGCGCTGGATCAGGCCGAGCTGCAGCGCGAGCGCTTCGAGGCGGCCGAGACTGCCGGGCGGCTTCGTCTTGTGATCGATGACGTGCGCGAGCGTCGCGCGCAGTTCGGCATCGTCGAGCGGGTCGATGTGCGGCAGAGAGAAGGTGGAGGTCATCGGTTCGTCTCGTGAATGGAAAAGGTCGCGCGATGCGCGTCGATCAGGTGATGCGGTGGCGGCCGCCGCGCGCGTCGGGCCACGCGGGCACGAGCGCCTCGTGGCCGTCGCGCTCGATCAGCACGAGCGGATAGCCGAACGCGCGGCTCGCGAGC
Proteins encoded in this region:
- the cobC gene encoding alpha-ribazole phosphatase, with translation MDLVLIRHPAVAVEAGVCYGSSDVPLAADAAAGAAGIARRLRALGAVRASRVWSSPLARCAELARVLADDARAPVEIDPRLSEIDFGAWEMKRWDEIGRDALDRWSADLMHAREHGGESAAQFVARVRPALAAFAASERASWVVTHAGVMRALAAQALDASLETMLARPVAMGGVVWLRRDEGIGAWRLVHWDE
- a CDS encoding adenosylcobinamide-GDP ribazoletransferase, with the translated sequence MNPLAELRYFVVALGYFTRVPVPRAISGAAVDLAHAARYFPLVGVCVGALAAAVHLAASRVWPTGVAALLSIAATLVATGALHEDGLADSCDAFGGGYARDDVLRIMRDSRIGTFGAAALVVALALKWQTLAAMPPMRAAWTMIAAHAASRALAASLLVTLDYARAEGKAQPVAHRMSAGALMFAAAFGLPWLFWPDWRAGALALAVTLALRVGIARYLDRRIGGYTGDCLGFAQQVFELAIYLAMLGWISS
- the cobT gene encoding nicotinate-nucleotide--dimethylbenzimidazole phosphoribosyltransferase, coding for MTSTFSLPHIDPLDDAELRATLAHVIDHKTKPPGSLGRLEALALQLGLIQRTTAPSVVRPAMIVFAGDHGIAAEGVSPYPQAVTVQMAANFVAGGAAINAFSGVAGLTLEIVDAGVASPLPESPLLVGAAIARGTRNFAHERAMSRDEALAALAAGAARVRHHAALGTNVIGFGEMGIANTSAAACVMSRLLNAPLDACVGRGTGLDDAGLAHKRAVLERALARHADAIEPLDVLATFGGFEIAMMAGAFIEAARARMTILVDGFIATSALVVADALAPAVREYCVFSHVSNEAGHRRMLEHFGGEPLLALDLRLGEGTGAALALPLVRAAAAFVNEMASFESAGVANRDA